The proteins below are encoded in one region of candidate division WOR-3 bacterium:
- a CDS encoding mannose-1-phosphate guanyltransferase has product MVNLYVVVLCGGRGERFWPKSRRALPKQFITLFGRRSLTQETSRRVLPICPAERQLFVAPAEFEPVLRSQLGASARLVFEPMGRNTAPAIGLAAQYLRHEDPDASMLVLPADHLIEDRAAFLRAVQMGMELVRKGSLVTFGIRPERPDTGYGYVQLGSRILGKGRLTAHRVMGFREKPGPAMARSYLATGKYVWNSGMFIWRVDAILAAFREFMPGFYAELERFRGAIGTPRERKALARLYRGVPSISIDYAVMEKAGNVACVRGSFDWDDVGSWLALGRHNKPDRAGNVANGLLVARGSSGCVVDSDHGIVAALGVKDLVIVRAGDAVVVAQKKSLGDIKQLLADIAALPKGKRFL; this is encoded by the coding sequence ATAGTGAACCTGTACGTGGTCGTCCTGTGCGGCGGCAGGGGAGAACGGTTCTGGCCCAAGAGCCGACGCGCCCTGCCCAAGCAGTTCATAACCTTGTTCGGCCGTCGGTCGCTGACGCAAGAGACAAGCAGGCGGGTCCTGCCCATTTGCCCGGCGGAGCGGCAGCTCTTCGTTGCTCCGGCCGAGTTCGAACCGGTCTTGCGCAGCCAGCTGGGTGCCTCGGCGCGGCTCGTGTTCGAGCCGATGGGCCGCAACACGGCCCCCGCTATCGGACTCGCTGCCCAGTATCTGAGGCACGAGGACCCCGATGCCTCCATGCTGGTTCTGCCTGCCGACCACCTGATTGAGGACCGCGCCGCTTTCCTCCGGGCCGTTCAGATGGGGATGGAACTTGTCCGGAAAGGGTCGCTGGTGACCTTCGGCATACGGCCGGAGCGGCCTGACACCGGATATGGCTATGTCCAGCTCGGCAGTCGAATTCTCGGCAAAGGGCGGTTGACCGCGCACAGGGTCATGGGGTTCAGAGAGAAGCCCGGTCCAGCCATGGCGCGGTCATACCTCGCGACCGGGAAGTATGTCTGGAACAGCGGCATGTTCATATGGCGGGTGGACGCCATACTTGCCGCGTTCAGGGAGTTCATGCCCGGGTTCTATGCCGAACTCGAGAGGTTCCGCGGGGCGATAGGGACGCCCCGAGAGAGGAAGGCTCTCGCCCGCCTCTACCGCGGGGTGCCGTCCATCTCGATCGACTACGCGGTGATGGAGAAGGCGGGAAACGTGGCTTGCGTCCGCGGCTCTTTCGACTGGGACGATGTCGGCTCCTGGCTCGCGCTTGGCCGTCATAACAAGCCCGACAGAGCGGGGAACGTGGCCAACGGTCTGCTCGTGGCCAGAGGTTCGTCGGGCTGTGTCGTGGATTCGGACCACGGCATCGTCGCCGCGCTGGGTGTCAAGGACCTGGTTATCGTCCGCGCCGGCGACGCGGTTGTCGTCGCGCAGAAGAAGAGCCTTGGGGATATCAAGCAACTGCTGGCCGACATCGCCGCGCTGCCAAAGGGCAAGCGGTTCCTGTGA